A stretch of Aedes aegypti strain LVP_AGWG chromosome 2, AaegL5.0 Primary Assembly, whole genome shotgun sequence DNA encodes these proteins:
- the LOC5571822 gene encoding uncharacterized protein LOC5571822, translated as MDEVSGYLDETPTVSSDEQNKFERKYRYFILEPAILLLFYAWNVSSAVFTNQVVYQACTVTFQHNETLCAQLGTENETQPEIEELEREVQPYAATILMAKSLIESIIPALCSMFIGPWSDKYGRKPVLMSTFIGSFFTYTLVAVICFLSSQYEVDPWYYILAYIPAALSGGNCALITGVFCYITDVTSEQNRAVKMGVLEAAIFGGLLFGILSSSYILRWTNAITVFAIASGAIFLGILYIIFYIEESIKPDELDNSTNKLREIFRFELVGDLFYTCFKRRPNFDRMIIWLVIAALGASIFALEGSGTVYFLFLRERFGWTVKEYSFYDATAIVFMIIGNLVAIYGVKKLFNLSESVLAAIGFCSYAIASAIHAIAYEPWHLYLGIGVSMMKGIAGPMGRAVISNTAPPSDIGKIFSLTTSIESLTPLASAPIYTYVYKQTMSWYPGAFNLISATVFFFCLCLMLLARVFQGMYQATTYTSIN; from the exons ATGGATGAAGTGAGTGGTTATCTCGACGAAACGCCTACAGTGTCCAGCGACGAGCAAAATAAGTTCGAGCGAAAGTATCGTTACTTTATCCTGGAACCGGCTATTCTGTTGCTGTTCTACGCGTGGAATGTGTCGT CGGCCGTCTTCACGAACCAGGTCGTGTACCAAGCATGCACGGTCACCTTCCAACACAACGAAACCCTTTGTGCCCAGCTGGGCACAGAAAATGAAACCCAGCCCGAAATCGAAGAACTGGAACGGGAAGTACAACCGTACGCGGCCACCATCCTGATGGCCAAATCTCTGATCGAGTCCATCATTCCGGCATTGTGTAGTATGTTCATCGGTCCATGGTCGGACAAGTATGGCCGCAAGCCGGTTCTGATGTCTACGTTTATCGGTTCATTCTTTACGTACACCCTGGTGGCGGTGATATGCTTTCTGTCCAGTCAGTACGAGGTCGATCCGTGGTATTACATTCTGGCATACATCCCGGCGGCTTTGTCCGGCGGAAACTGCGCCTTAATTACGGGGGTGTTCTGCTACATCACCGATGTGACCAGTGAACAAAATCGAGCAGTTAA AATGGGTGTTTTGGAGGCAGCCATCTTCGGAGGACTCCTGTTTGGAATCCTTAGCAGTAGTTACATCCTTCGATGGACGAACGCGATTACGGTATTTGCAATTGCATCGGGAGCAATTTTCCTAGGTATTTTGTACATAATATTCTACATAGAGGAGAGCATAAAGCCGGACGAGCTGGATAACTCAACGAACAAGCTGCGGGAGATATTCCGCTTCGAGTTGGTTGGTGACCTGTTCTACACGTGTTTCAAACGAAGGCCCAACTTTGATCGCATGATCATCTGGCTGGTGATAGCAGCTCTTGGGGCTAGTATTTTCGCATTGG AGGGTTCTGGAACGGTATACTTTTTGTTTCTTCGAGAACGATTCGGTTGGACCGTCAAAGAGTATTCCTTCTATGATGCCACCGCCATAGTGTTTATGATCATCGGAAATCTCGTCGCTATTTACGGCGTAAAGAAGCTTTTCAATCTATCGGAGAGTGTCCTTGCGGCGATCGGATTCTGCAGTTATGCCATCGCCAGTGCTATCCATGCGATAGCCTACGAACCGTGGCATTTATATCTAG GAATTGGAGTTTCGATGATGAAGGGTATTGCTGGTCCTATGGGACGAGCAGTAATATCAAATACAGCCCCTCCGAGCGATAtcggaaaaatattttcactgACGACGTCGATCGAGTCGCTGACTCCACTGGCGTCGGCACCAATCTACACCTACGTCTATAAGCAAACCATGTCGTGGTACCCGGGAGCGTTCAATCTCATCAGTGCGACGGTATTCTTCTTCTGCTTATGCCTTATGCT TTTGGCACGAGTATTCCAAGGAATGTACCAAGCGACTACTTATACGTCAATAAATTGA